A stretch of DNA from Cannabis sativa cultivar Pink pepper isolate KNU-18-1 chromosome X, ASM2916894v1, whole genome shotgun sequence:
TCTCAGCCATGCATGTTCTCGGACCCCTCGGGGTGTGTTttgacttgtttttttttttatgacaaGTCATATTTTAAGGATCCCGAGACCCCAAAACCTCATTTCAACattcaaaaccctaactagagaCCATTGCCACCAATCAGGGCCAGAAAGTGGCAGTGGTGTGGTCGGTCATGGATTATGGGAAGCCTTAGATTGTGTTTATTGGTTATTTCAGTCATATAGATGCTAGAAAACTACTTTTGTCACATTAGTTCTTGGTCAATTACTTAAGAGAGCACTACtataattttttccaaaaaagtGGCAGTAGTCGCATAAGGGGGTTATGGACCCTTGGTGACTTTTCTCACTGGTATTTGATATATAAATGTTGGAAATACAATTTGGCCAAAGAAACTTTCCCTTCTATGTGATGGCCGATCACTGCCACCATTTGTGCCAAAAATGTGGCAGTGGTCGGCCAAGTGGTTCCTACACCACTTGGTGGCTTTTCTCACTTGGTTTTGACATGTTATTGATGAAAATGTACTTTTGGCAAAAAATCTCATCTCCATTCCTTATGGTCAACCACTACCACAATTTGTGGCACAAAGATGGCAATGGTCGGCTAGGCTTGTCTTTTGGTGAGAAATAGTTTCTTTCACTTGTGTTGCACTCCTTGGTGGTGAGGGGACACATTTTGATAAGTTCCCTTCGGTACTTTATAAGTGGCGACCACTGCCATCTCCTTATGCCAGTGTTCTCCAAAAACTGGAGAGCACTGCCATCTTCATGTGGCAGTGGTCGCATATGTCCCATTGCATGGGACTCTTGTGCAATCTTGACTTTATGCTGAAGTCTAAGCCTTTTTATTCCTAAATGAGTTAAGTCCTTATTGGTTTCTTTGTCGGATTGAGGTCTTTAGGATGAAAACGCTCACGAGGGCCAATAAACCCTAGTTTGGGCACACTTGAGTGTGTGAGTCCCACCATCAAATGGTTGGTTAATATTTTTGAGTTCCGTAGAGGTGCTATGAGGCCCTCAAGAAGGATGTCTTAACTCATTTGACATTTATAAGTCTTGGTCAAAGTCGCAaggtttttttaaatttttgaaaattgagtataatatatttgtttggttgcattttaaagtattggaatgttattccaataaaatattttttctattattttggtaGAATAactattctattttgaaatgaAAAGAAATATCATTCTAAtgcaagataaaaaaaaattaataatttttaggaGAATTATCCCATGTACTGTAagttacacttttttttttgaatttaggtTGCGATTTGAGTTGCTTAATGTGGATTGCGTTGTGGATTGTGAATTGAGTTGGATTGCGATTTGAGTTGTTTCGTGGGTTGCGATGTGGATTGCGAATTAAGTTGAGTTGCGATTTGAGTTGCTTCGTGAGTTGCGATTAGAGTATTTACAGTAAAATATCATATATTTGTAATTTATACCAATTTTAACGTAGaaatgaaaggaaaaaaaaaaaatactttgaaatatataaatgaacaaacctttttttatacttaaatttgaTTTCATTCTATTCCCTTTGATATTCATATTTTCATTCCTTTCCCAAGAAGATGCAAGATAGCATGCTTGGAAAGTTGAACTGGGCATTGAACGTAAGTAAAGGCTTTAGGTGAATTTTCTTTGGTTAGACCTTTGGCTTCCGTCCTATCGTAACTGCGCacaattttgtttttgttttgattcTCATTTCACATCCAATTAATTATCAAAACCAACCAAATTCTACAAACCATTTTGGCGATAGGGAGGAGGATCATGTAAAGGCTGATTGATTTGATTGCAAATGGTTCTGCTGCCCACTTCAATCGTTAGAATTAGAATCATCTTCTTCCTCGATATTccgcaaaaaggaaaagaaaagaaacacTTACTAGACTGACATAGACATAGTGAAGTAGAAATGGTTCTGCATTAAGAAACGTTTCTGAAAATTGTGATTACAAACCCAAGTTCATTCATAATAGATGCAAAACTTTTTAAGCATTTTCCCATTCTAAAACACATAAAGGTGTTGTGTGTTGTATCTTGTATTGACATGAACTGAAGAATCTCATTTGATCAGataattataggtatataatcaGAAAAGAAGAATCCCATTCAAATATTACAAACAAAAACAAGAAGGTGAAGTCAATGAAAGCGAAGAAATCGTACTTGTGTATACTATGATATGATAGTTATCATATGGTTGAAGAAGTCAAACGATCCAAACCCTGTTGAGCTACGGCCAATTCTGGTTCGACCTTAAGGGCGTCCTCGTAAGCTTTCCTAGCCTCCTCCTCCATTTTCTTCACTTCATAGCATTCTCCAAGCAGACAAAAAGCCTTGGCATTATCAGGGCTGAGCTTCACAGCCTCATCCAAGTCGGTGATAACCGAATCAACCTTTCCACGCCGAGCCATGGCCATCTTCAACTCAGCTCTCTTGAAAAAGGCgtcccctctctctttctcactGAGAGACTTAACCGCAAGAGGAGAGAGAGCTGCGTCGAGTGATTCAAGGGCAGAGGTCTTGAAACCCTGAAGATCGAAAACCAGAGCCTTGAGTATGTGAGCGGCGGCGTCCTTGGGGTCGAGTGCGATCGCCTTCTCAGCTTCGGCTAACGCATCCTTGGCAAATGATGAGGAATCGGAGCGAGACTTTGCAGATCGGGCTCGGGCGAGATGCTGTGCGCCTAGAACGAAGTGGCGCTTAGATTGGACTTGGGCTCGGTCCCGGTAACGGAATTTGGCGTACAATTTCTGGGGAATGTTGTGGAGAGCTAGGAACATGAAGAGAGATACCAGTATAAGCACCGCTTGGAGGAGTAGATCAGTCACCATTGACATGATTCTATGAAGAATCGAATTCAAAATCAGTGATCTTGAGAAGGAATTAGGAAAGTTGAAGAGGGTTTTTGATTTAGGAAGGAAAAGGAAAGTATCACCAGAGATGAGAAGGAGAAGGGTATAGTAAATGCTGGGAAGAGGAAGACGCCATAACTAGGCAGGGGAGGTCTTCTAGGTTGGGTGGGTCGCTCTTCTTCTCTGACGGCTTTGACTGGCACAAAAGTCATTTACGACAATAAAATAAGTCAATCCACCTATTTACTTACTTTTATTTTACAATGTTATATTTTAGTGGTAAATTGGGTTATATTATGacttaatgtttcagattttatacacctaaatacctaatgtttatttttgaaaGCAAAGATACTTAATGTTACAATTTTCTTATACTGGTACTACCACTtccgttaactcataaatatggatACGTGGAGGGTtcagatgcattacatttaattttattttattgtaaaatttaatattcataatatcagaaactaaatattacttgtttaaaaaaaaacatgttatCATAACAATTTTTACATGATATTGGCACTTTAATTCCATAATCATATTCCATATACTATACTGGTTCACTCAACTATGGTAATTTAGTATTGCAtctctcttaatttttttaaaaaagcaagtaatatttattttttgatattaagaatattaaattttaaaataaaataaataaatgtaatcaATTTTTACCCTCcacgtgtccatatttatgaattaataacggaagtggtagtaacggtgtaaaagaattgtaacattaggtatttttgctacaaaaaataaacattagatatttaagtgtctaaaataaaaaacattaggtatttatgccgcaatttaccctTAATTTTATTcactattttctttttaatttttttcactcATCTCAcattcttacaaaaaaaaatatctttatatataaaatatgaatatttaacgatttttattagtttaatagaatattttaaaaactaTAATTTAGAAAGAATTTTCTTTATCAATGGTGATCAGTCATGGTATCCATAGTGTTGCTTCTTTTTCGCCCAACCTCGATCGCATCTTGTCTCATGTACTTCCCTTTGTCTTTCCGCTCACGTCTTGCTTAGACTTAATCCCACTAAATTGAAGCATGACCCGTGCTCAAAAATGTCACCTTCAATTACTTATGTAATCCCAAATATTTTTAGCAATTATAAAAGAAGTGACAGTATATATGGGGCTCAAAAGAAGTACACAAATAATCTCATTTGAAGCTAAACACTTTTCATATTTTGTAGGAAAATTCCCTTCTCTAATCTTGGGAATTGAAACGAACCATCCACATAAGCACAAGATTTTTTCCCGAACAAATCATTCTTCATTGCATAAGCCCGTGACAAGTCATCACCCTGGGAATTTATACCTCTATTGGCTTTGCAATCCCTCTTAAGAAGTGGTGTTAAGTCAACAAGAAAGTCTATTAATTTCGTTCAGTGAAAGGACCCTATCTTATCCCGAACCACTAGTCTTTAGCAGCACTATTCGATAGATGTGGATTGACCGATTCTGGGTCCCTAATTGGACAAGCGGGTAGCACTACTACGACTGACACTATGACTCATTACCTGGAAATGCCTCGTCATAGCACCCACAGAAGTTCCCTTGGTCTGACAATTTTAAATCATTTACTTGCTTTATTATGGACAAGCGGgttattttaccatttattttatcaattttttttaatgccaaataattcaaacctaaacctagttggatttctataaatagatagtgatggccacAACTTAAAAGATGATGAACACACTTGCCTTCAGTCAAAATTTTGAGCCATCTTCTCTATGCCATTCGAATCCTtcatctctttttctctcttcaatatttcaaaccctatagtgataatgtaagtgtccacacacatcaagtggtactcaatcatagtgtgtaagactgtgaagaatccaattcaagagaaggagaatcaggctcagatcttggtgatactctgctacagaaaggatacaagggttagaaatctgagcggaatgagtcatttaattccgctgtacccaatgtaaggtttctcaaactttatatgtgtttaatttacattattttagaaattcatatttaggatgttaaacaacatacatggtagtaaatctagatcctggtaaaacatattccaacaaggTAAACCCCCAAACTTAGATCACTTGAAAGTGTTTGGATGTACTACATTTGTGCAAGTTAGACAAGATAAGTTGCAACCTAGAGCATTGAGATGCATGTTTCTAGGCTACCCTGAAAGGGTTAAGGGATATAGAGTGTGATGTTTACAACTTGGATTTAAGAAGAGTTTGATTAGTATAGATGTAGTTTTCAAGGAAGATGAAATGGCCATGAAAACCAAGAGCACTTCCAAAGACAGTGAAGCTGGTTTAGATGAGAATGTCCATATTGAGGTGGGGCAGGTTGCTCCTACAACACCAACTAATGATGTTCTAGATGGAACTAAGGCAACAGAAAGGGAAGACAATGAAAATAGGAGGAACTAAGTAGCTACCAATTAGCAAAAGATATAGAAAGAAGACAGAAAAAAGTCCCTAATCGTTTTAGTTATGCTGAATTCATTGCATATGCACTTATGATTGCAGAAGAGGTTGACCGTTCAAAACCCACTAGCTTTCAAGAAGCTATGACATGTAAAGATGCTGCAGCATGGCTGCAGGCCATCCAAGAAGAGATGCAATCTCTTAGGAAGAACGAAACTTGGATTGTTGTGAAGAAACCAGAGCTCTACAAGCTGGTAGGATGTAAATGGCTTTTCAAGCACAAATAAGGTTCATGGAATGAGCCTACCAGATTTAAGGCAAGGTTAGTTGTCAAGGGTTTCACTCAGATTGAAGATATCGATTATAATGAGATTTTTCTCTCCAGTGGTTAAGCAAGCTTCAATTAGAACCATGATGGCAAAGGCAGCAAGCATGGACTTAGAGACTGAACAGATGGATGTAAGAACAACTTTCTTGCATGGTGAGTTAGAAGAGGAAATCTATATGCAACTGCCTGGGGGCTTTGACAATGGGAATCTAGATGATGTATGCTTACTTAAGAAGTCTCTTTATGGCCTCAAGCAGACACCTAGGCAATGGAACTTGAGGTTTGACACTTATATGCAGAATATTGGATACACTAAAAGCAAGTATGACTCATGTGTGTATTTCAACAATCAAACTTGTTTGCTActctatgttgatgatatattgaTCTTTAGCAAAGCAAAGTCAGAGATTGACAAGCTGAAAAGGAAACTCAGTGAtgagtttgagatgaaagatctggGCAAAGCAAAGAGAATTCTTGGGATAGACATAAAGAGACCTGAGCCTGGCATGATAGTACTTTCTCAAGCTGCCTACCTATAGAAAGTATTGAACAAGTTTGGCATGGTCAAGTGCAAACCAGTTGCAACACCTCTTGCTCAACACTTCAAGTTGTCTGCATCTCAGTCACCAAAAACAGTTGCAGAAAGA
This window harbors:
- the LOC115695146 gene encoding uncharacterized protein LOC115695146, with translation MSMVTDLLLQAVLILVSLFMFLALHNIPQKLYAKFRYRDRAQVQSKRHFVLGAQHLARARSAKSRSDSSSFAKDALAEAEKAIALDPKDAAAHILKALVFDLQGFKTSALESLDAALSPLAVKSLSEKERGDAFFKRAELKMAMARRGKVDSVITDLDEAVKLSPDNAKAFCLLGECYEVKKMEEEARKAYEDALKVEPELAVAQQGLDRLTSSTI